The DNA sequence CTTTACTATTCATGCTGTATGTTATGCATACTGATGATTTTAAAATGGTTTATTTTGTTCCAAATGGGGGGTACTGGTATTCCTACTCCAACTGCTCAATTCACAATTGGAATCATGGTTGCGAATTAGTAGCTGCATCCAAGAAAATGAAAGCTGCTAAACAGGAAGCAGATAATGTTGAAGCAATGGAAGGGCTCGACACTCTAGCGAACTTGGCCATTTTAGGAGAGAACGAGGCACTTACAACTTCATCTCAGGCAACCACAAAGCACCCCAGACATAGACCTGGCTGCTCCTGCATTGTGTGCATTCAGCCTCCAAGTGGAAAGGGCCCCAAACACAAGCAGACATGCACATGTAATGTGTGCCAAACTGTAAAGCGCCGATTCAAAACTCTAATGATGAAGCGTGAGAAGAAGCaatcagagaaagaagcagAATCTACAAAGAAAAGGCAGCAGCAAACTTTGCCTGAGAAATATCTGGATGATGACCCCTCGCCATCCACCAACACTGGAAGTAGCAGCCCAAACAAGAAGAAGGTGGTCAGTGAAGGTTCAGATGATGATCCCAACAAAATTAAATCATCCACTTCACCTTTTAAAGGCCAAATAGACCTCAATATTCAGCCTGAGCGAGAAGAAGAGTTGTCACCTGGTTCAGATTCCGGAAGCATGATGAAGATGATTCAAGATGCCACTGATAGGTATCTCAGGCAGCAAAGGTTGAACTCTGACGGGGACAATATCTCAGCAGGTAATCAAACATTGGCATGCCATGAAATAGGTGAAAAAGTGAGCAACGGCATCTTGCTTGGCAGTAGTCATCAAGATTCTGACAAAGGTCATcctgcaacattttctgtggaAGTGTCTGCATCCTCTCCGGCCGCTGGATAGATGATGCCTTCAATAATGCAATGCTGTATTGACCGCCCATGGAGGATTTGGGAGCTGATTCAAGGGTAATACTCTTTGTACATTTCCTCATCGGCATGGTGCTGCTTTGTTCTGTACATAAAGTATAGTTGGGAGGGGCAACCGTATGGTTGAGAAACTGATAATTTTGCTGATTCATATTCGTACTGTTATCTACTGTAATATTAGTGGATGCTGACTAGTTTTAGAGGGAGGAATGACGATAACATGTCAAGTGGGTAGTTGGTTGAAGCTATGTAGTTCATTTGTAGGAGCTCACCACTACCCTTATCAGGATGAAAGAGTGTAACTAAAGCTGtgccagtttttttttttttttttcacagttCTTTTTTCACTTGGTAAAAGAGAAATTGCCTTTCAGTAATTCTAGATTATATGCATTGATTGCCCACACATAGCAACTTTCGTTTCTTAAtcccaaataaaaaatttcacaagaattaatttaatttattttttttattatttatttaatcaaagaatttatttttcttaatttaaaaaatttttattttttataaaaatttatgcatgattttgtattttcaatatatatttttttaacaaagttTTGGCCACTTGAATTTGCGCGCACGatgaaaaatttaatagaaCGGTATCTTGCATTATTCATTAGAACGTATGAGACATGCATTGGAAGTGGTTGGGATATTGAAATTTGGGCTTTTTTGCAAAATAAGGGTTAAAATGTAGAAACAATTTTCCTGGATGATGGTGAATTAACTCGCTACCGCATTTTATAATTGCGGTAGAGAGTCTGTTGatccaaaaatttaattttttttaaataaaaattttttatctcatttcatttgttttttttatatatctacTGCACTTTAAAAGTACGGTAGAGGAGGGTCTCTATTATGTGCAGAAATTCCTACACCTGACAGAGAGGGTAGAGACGGGTCTTATCTCTACCCCGTCAGCAGAGAGAGCATAGACAAGATCCCTCTCTGCCTTATCAGCAGGAGGCAGGCATTTTTCCTACTGAAGTGCATTTGTAAAGTGCGATAGAATCTCTGCCAGGTGTAGAGATTCCTGCACCTGACAGAGAGACGCTCCTCTACCGCACTTTAAACTCAGTAGAGAAGAAATTTTGATACCGAGCTTTTGAAGTTCGGTATTATACTCTCCCCACTATAAAATCACACCCCTTTCTTGCCCATCTTTTTCTCTTGACGCTTCTGAACCATTTTTTGTTCTCTCCACGCTTCCatgcctttttcttttctctcatatttcTCTCAATATTTCCTCTCAACCCATTTCAATCAAATTTTCTCTCAATATTTCTATTCtcttctctacccatctctaaCAAAAATTCATCACTTTttgttttcaaaattttatattcacTCTCAAAccctttcaaattaatttacattTTCTATCTTCCCAACCCTATCAACTAAATTTTCTCACCTTTAAATATTCCTCTCAAACTCTCTGAAATTAATCtgctatatttattttatattattggcGGAATTGAAATTTTCAACTAAAAAAAGtatgttttatattaatttttttaatgaaatttaaaaaaaaaaattattaataaaaatttttgtttttagttttcTCGATTTCCAATACAATATTCGTGAACATGTGAAATTTGTGGTCGATTTTCATACAAgtaaatcattaaatattatttataaaaatatgttatattttatttttttaattaattagtaagatatttatattgttaaaaaaattgtagtttgtatataattaatagtaaaaaatatataactgtgtttatttaaaattataaaaagtaatataagaaaatagaaaaaaaaattctgatttATAATAATGTGATAAATAAAGTGGTGTGACAAAAAttgttgaaataaataattaataaaagtagaaaaaatttataaatataaatgttgagaATATTTTATGTAGGAAAAGTATTAGAAAATTaggaaattagaaaaaaatcagttagttaaatttatattttacaaaaattaaagtACCGTTGAGTAGTGaaatacttttatattattcataattaatataaaaatttaattatttgaaaatttttgaaaaatttaatatacataAGATGATGGGAAAAAGATTGATTGTAGCCATTCAAATAGTATAatagtagaaaaaatttatgaatataaaaattattgtgaatattttgaatagaaaaaatattaggagatggaaaaaagttatttaattaaattaatattatttaataaaattacagtGTTGTTTGGTGTGAAAtaagtttatattatttataattaatatgaaaatttagttatttaaaaaatttaatatacataTGTCGTTGTGACAATAAATTATagaattaaaatagtataatagtaggaaaaatttataaatataaaagttgttgtaaatattttgatgagagaaaaatattaggaaatgagaaaaaagtatttagttaaatttattttatttaaaattttaaaataatgttttgtgtggaaataaatatatattattcataataaatgtgaaattttagttatttaaaaaatttaatatatatagattGTTGCGACCAAAATTGTAGGGACTAAGGTGGTATTAAGtaggaaatatttataaatgtaaatgtTGCTGTGAATTTTTTGTGTAGGGAAAATattggaaaaaaattatttagttaaatatattgtatttaaaaaataaatgaaataaagagtggtgaaataaatttataatattcataattaatatgaaaatgtagttatttaagaaatttaatatgtACAGTTTGTTTGAAAAAAAGATGTAGGAaataaaataggaaaaatttaaaaatgtaaattttattgtgaattatttgtgtggggaaaatatttggaaatagagaaaaaattatttaggtagatatattatatttaaaattttaaagtaatattttatgggaaataaatttatattattcataataaatctgaaaatttagttatttaaaaaatttaatatatataaattgttgTGActaaaattgtagggattaaggTAGTAttaaagtaggaaaaatttataaatataaatgttgtgatttttttgtgtaggaaaaatattagaaaattaggaaaaaattatttaattaaatttattttatttaataaataaatgaaataaagagcggctaaataaatttataatattcataattaatctgaagatgtagttatttaaaaaatttaatatgtataGATTGTTTGGACAAAAAAAATATaggaaaaaaatatgaaaaattaataaatataaattttgttgtgaattttttgaggataaaaaatattaggatacggaaaaaaaatatttagttaaatttattttatttaaaattttaaagtaatattttatggacaaataaatatatattattcataataaatttgaaaatttagttatttaaaaaatttaatatatataagttGTTGTGAtcaaaattgtagggattaaggTAGTATTAAAGtaggaaatatttataaatgtaaatgttgttgtgaatttttttttagtgtggggaaaatattaggaaattaagaaaaaaatatttaattaatatattttatttaaaaaataaatgaaataaagagtggtgaaataaatttataatattcataattaatctgaaaatgtagttatttaagaaatttaatatgtATCGAAAAAAATGTAGGGAATAAAAtaggtaaaatttaaaaatgtaaattttattgtgaattatttgtgtggAGAAAATATTTGGAAAtggagaaaaaattatttaggtagatatattatatttaaaattttaaagtaatttttgtggggaaataaatttatattattcgtaataaatttaaaattttagttatttaaaaaattttaatatatatagattGTTGTGATAAAAATTTGTAGGGATTAAGGTAGTATTAAAGtgggaaaaatttataaatgtataTGTTTGTTAGTGATTTTTTTTGTGTTGGGGAAATTAGAACAGAAAAGAAATTGCTGCCACGTCttcaacaaaaacaaaaagaagcagCTAATTGTCATTATGTTTATATTATGCAGGATATaaatatagatattttaatatgtatTGGGTTAAGTACGAAAGAAAATATTAAGTTTTACTGGGGAAACCATATTCCTCATCATTGATTACTTTACAATTAGAAAATTGGAGACTAATCAAAGCTAAGATAAGAGTGGATCCATAATATATCAGGTTGATAGATTAGGAGTCTTTGATCTtggaaaattttagttatttctatTCCTAGCATCTGTGGTTGGGAaggaagcaaaagaagaccaaGTCAACCAAACTATCTAATTCTTGGATTCCATTGAAAAAGGGTAAACCACTTGTTGAAACTTCCGACAACCTTTTACTATGCTTCCCAACGACCTTTTCAGGTAAGCTTGTCTGGTTCTCATCCTACAATAACCTTAAGCCTCTCAGATTCTTTATCCCAACATCAGAAATTAGCTTACTTGCATTCATTTTCTTGGTGACAATATTGTCACCTCCTCTCTTCCTCCTCATTGAAGAGGAAGATGATGAATAAAACCATTACAGCCATGAAAAGATTCACTTTCTGTTAAATAAGATTATATTCGTATAGCAGCATTTAACATAAACAGATTGAGTTTGACAAAGAGGAAGAAGGGTGATACTTAAGTTCAGCCAAAATGAATGATTTATTCTCAAACTCGTTCAAGAGATTCAGTGATGTCAAGGAGCAACCAAATCTTGATGATTTGGAAGCTGGGAAGGGGAACATGAGTCTTGATAAATTCTTCGATGATGTCGAGAATGTAAAGGAAGATATGAAAGAGGTTGAGAAACTGCACAAGAAACTACAAGAAACTAATGAACAGAGCAAGACTGCTCATAATGCCAAGACCATGAAAAATCTCCGAGCTAGAATGGATTCAGATGTAGAACAAGTCCTCAAACGTGTCAAACTCATCAAAGGAAAGCTTGAAGCCTTAGAACGTTCTAATGCAGCTGCAAGAAACAACCCAGGTTGTGGTCCAGGTTCTTCTGCAGATCGAACCAGGACCTCAGTGGTTAGCGGTTTAGGGAAGAAGCTCAAGGATTTGATGGATAATTTTCAGAATTTTAGAGCCCAGATGTCAGCTGAATACAAAGAAACTGTGGAACGTAGGTATTTTACAATCACAGGAGAGAAAGCAAGTGAAGAAACAATTGAGAATTTAATATCAAGTGGAGAGAGTGAAAGTTTCCTGCAAAAAGCAATCCAAGATCAAGGGAGAGGCCAGATTCTTGACACAATATCAGAAATTCAAGAAAGATCTGATGCAGTAAAAGAGATAGAAAAGAATTTGATTGAGCTCCATCAACTGTTCTTAGACATGGCTGCTCTTGTGGAAGCTCAAGGTCACCAGCTCAATGACATTGAGAGTCATGTGGCGCATGCGAGCTCCTTCGTGCGCAGAGGGACTGAGCAGCTTGTGGAAGCCAGAGAATATCAGAAAAGCTCTAGAAAGTGGACTTGTATTGCCATTTATGGATTTATTATCCTTCTTTTTTTGCTCTTGTTGCCTCTCTTACCAACAATTATAGCTCTCATGTAGAAGAGAAGCTACTAGTTCTCCTCGGATCCCAGAAAATATATATCAGAAACTCTAGAAAATTTATGTTAAGAGAAGATTTCTCAATGTCCTAAATCTTCCGTTCTGAACTATGCAGAGCTCAACTTGTAAGGTTAGTTCAGAAAAACAATTTTCTGCAGAATAGATAGCTCATTGGCATCAAGCTGCCCATTTACACAGCTACAGAAATTGTCTTGTGTTCTATTTTTccttcaattatatatatatatatatatgtactaGAGATTTCTCTGTAGATCAGGATAAGCACTGATCTTAATATCTTGATGACAGCACGAATCCTCAGAaaattttctccttttttttccatttattttctaaattttccaTCAAGGATGTTGGTAAGGTTACTAACAGATGATGcatatttctaaaataaaaaaccaTAGCCCATAAAGATTACAATAGGCCCAAGCTCTGAAAACAGGTAAGATGCTGAATCTTCCTGCACGAAGCTGGAGAAAGTTTCAGCTCTTAACATGCACATCCAAATAATTTCTTCCAGCATATTAAAGACACTAAATTGAAGTACTAACAATTTACACAACATATCACAACAAATACACTCAATTTAATGGATTCCGCCATCCCAAAAATGAATAGAAGCTATTACAAATTAGTAAAATTCTTCCAAATCATAGCTGAGGCTCTACCAAGTTGCGGAAACAAACAAGTCTTTGAATAACTCAAACCAAATGCCTTTGCTCATTTATTACAAGCTCCCACAAATCATTCAAGTATCAGCACTAGACAAGACTGCCACAAAAGATTTGTATGAGGACACTCGAGCAAAGTGTAGTTTTCGTGCCTGCTGCCCCCATGCTATAGAGCCTAGAAATCTGTCTTCACCTCAAAATTTGGTAGCAAAATGCTCAACTTATTAAGCGAAGCTGAGAGGTCTGAGAGCAATGGATGCACCTGATCCACTGCCACCATATCAGGGAAATCCATAACTGTAAAAAAGTTCTGAACACACTCGGCCACAATGGCAGCTGAGGTACTTGCTGAGGCAGCTGCAGCAGCCCGATGTTCTACAATGGCAGGCACCCCAGAGGTTACTAAACGATTTTCGCAGCAGGACACTCCATCTTGCATGTGTCTGCAAAGCGCTCAATGAGCAATAAGTTTCTGGCATTCGTTTTCATACTCAGAAGAGGTCACAAATTTGGGCTTTTTTTAAGCTTCTCTGTGGCTTTGATTATGGCATAGAGCTCAGCAAAGTTATCATACATTTCTCTCTTGCGCTTGACGTTCATTATACGTACAAggtaaaaatcaaatttataaaaaaaaaaaaggaaatgtaCTTTCTAAGTTAGATATATTAAGGCATCTGTGGAGGATTGGAGAAGAGAAAGGGACACGCGCAAAGAACACTAACCTTCTTAGCTGCAAAACATCAAACACGAAGAAGATGAAACATGTTAGTTGGAAAAGGAGAGTAAAAGAGGCAAACTTCTTCATTCTGTGGATTCTTCCGGTTTCATGGGAAACAAAAGAGACATACATACAAGATTAACAAACAGATCTTAATGATCTTAAAAAAGAAAccaaaactttaaaacttttgaAAATCTTACCTGTAGATCATCCTTAAGAAAGATGAATCCCAAAGAAAGAGGCATGGAAGTGGAGATTAGAAAAGAGAAGCATATATATGATTTGAGAGAGCAAGGAAAAGGGTACTCGCAGGAAGTGAAAAAACGCAGCTTTGAATAACGTGAAGGAGCGTTCTTTGGGTTACTGagaaaggagagagagagagagaaggtgtTGCGTGTGGGCTCGCCTACGTTATTATGGCTGCTTACGGCATCTACGTGTCGCAGTTGGAATGGCCAGAaatgaaaagagagagagagagtggcgACCCTCCGTTACGTTCTGTTACTATGATATGATGCTACATTGGCTTTCATGGCCTCGCATGCCTTTTGTCCAATCATTCCTTTTTATTTATCACGGGCAATCCCGATGATGATCCCTCAAAAtccttttttctcttcttttaggCTTTAGGCCCATGCTATTACGAATTATTGACCTAATGAGTTTTTCAGCATGCTTTGTATTATTAGTAAACTAAAtcacattaattttattaataagaaaaagaaaatttatagtTAAGAGAGATATATTAATtccaaattttttcaaaaattataataaattttaaaaaattcaaattttatagtaatataatttttaaataattatttaatttgcttcCGCACCCAAACTTTGGGCGGAGATATGCAATTCTACTCGGTTCGTACATAGCTCCACGATTGTCGTTTCCTATGCAATTCATCTGCCGAAAAACTCAGTTGCTGAATAATACCCATAAGTAGGGGTCAGCATttggtcggttcgatttaaaatcgaatcgaaccgaataaatcaaaaattaaaattttaatatttatgaaaattgaatcgaatcgaattgattttggtcagaaatcaaatcgaatcgaatcggtctgattcagttcgatttgatcgatttcaatttttaataattttttattttttacactttatttttaatattttaaaatttaattaaaatattttaattttaacatgaTTTAATTTCACTATATTATTGaagaaacatattattatcactaatcggttcggttcggttttttcggtttttttggttttttctgatcaaaaccgaaccgaaccgaaataatcaaaatttctgaaattaaaaattaaaccgaaccgaaatgtataaaaaatcaaatcaaatttttaaatcaattcgattcgatcgaatttttcaatttgaaccgaatactgctcacccctaccatGAGTAGCCATTCTCCATTTTTTTCCCTTACATAAAAGCATAACCAAAATCGCCAATCTCACCCATTATTGTTTCAATAATAATGAAATCCAACTCTTCTTGCAATCCTAGAACCTTCAATTCGCCCTTTGAAAGAACCCATCTCCCTGGCAACTTTCATATCTGTAAATAGACTGTTCATCTTCTCTAATACAGAGACTCGCACCCACATTTCAGAGACCTATTTCTGATTTCCAAACCTCTTGACACACCCATATTCATATAGCAAACCGACTAATACACTAGTTTTCATATAACCTCATCGCCCCCTATCGAATAGAGTAGTTAACACTTAACCCAACTCTTACACCCATGCCGACTATGctttaataaatataacataTCCACGCAATCAAAGCTAAATGCACcataatgaattaaataatttctaaat is a window from the Manihot esculenta cultivar AM560-2 chromosome 16, M.esculenta_v8, whole genome shotgun sequence genome containing:
- the LOC110602832 gene encoding syntaxin-124; the protein is MNDLFSNSFKRFSDVKEQPNLDDLEAGKGNMSLDKFFDDVENVKEDMKEVEKLHKKLQETNEQSKTAHNAKTMKNLRARMDSDVEQVLKRVKLIKGKLEALERSNAAARNNPGCGPGSSADRTRTSVVSGLGKKLKDLMDNFQNFRAQMSAEYKETVERRYFTITGEKASEETIENLISSGESESFLQKAIQDQGRGQILDTISEIQERSDAVKEIEKNLIELHQLFLDMAALVEAQGHQLNDIESHVAHASSFVRRGTEQLVEAREYQKSSRKWTCIAIYGFIILLFLLLLPLLPTIIALM